The Rhodococcus triatomae genome includes a window with the following:
- a CDS encoding resuscitation-promoting factor Rpf1 domain-containing protein: MSGRHRKPTNTGRNVAKVAVTGAIMGVAGAAFAGTANAAPDSDWDRLAQCESGGNWAINTGNGYQGGLQFSPSTWNAHGGGEFAASAHNASREQQIVVAERVLESQGWGAWPSCSSSLGLSSAPTQRQAPATAAETTPAPAVTEVPTVDGAAQVQDVIDTAIETVRAQGIELDPQVLAFIDANRHLLK; encoded by the coding sequence ATGAGCGGACGCCATCGCAAGCCCACGAACACTGGCCGCAACGTCGCCAAGGTCGCCGTCACCGGCGCCATCATGGGTGTCGCCGGAGCCGCATTCGCCGGCACCGCCAACGCTGCACCCGATTCCGACTGGGACCGCCTCGCACAGTGCGAGTCCGGCGGCAACTGGGCCATCAACACCGGAAACGGATACCAGGGTGGGCTGCAGTTCTCGCCCAGCACCTGGAACGCACACGGCGGCGGAGAATTCGCCGCCTCCGCCCACAACGCCAGCCGCGAACAGCAGATCGTCGTCGCCGAGCGCGTCCTCGAGTCCCAGGGCTGGGGCGCCTGGCCGTCCTGCTCGTCCAGCCTCGGCCTGTCGAGCGCTCCGACGCAGCGTCAGGCCCCGGCAACGGCAGCGGAGACCACTCCCGCACCGGCCGTCACCGAGGTTCCGACCGTCGACGGTGCCGCCCAGGTCCAGGACGTCATCGACACCGCGATCGAGACCGTCCGTGCGCAGGGCATCGAACTCGACCCGCAGGTCCTCGCGTTCATCGACGCGAACCGCCACCTGCTGAAGTAA
- a CDS encoding helicase-associated domain-containing protein: MTDTAPRPERPRGTRQPAANLAEWLSGRSDDELADLLRLRPDLAVPPPATVAVLAGRAEQRTSVMRVADGLTSLHFSVIELLALERAEEAPVTFDVLRDAVNGRVPVKELRRVLDMLRARALVWGDDTGLRLVPAATSALPWRVGRAIDGATTLGEDEIVAALERIEPAERNLLDTLAGSSPLGRTRDAAPGTPPDRPVQRLLAAQLLRWIDDDTVELPHEVGQVLRGEVAYDPASLRPPPVRTTHHKPADVNAAAAGEALELIRHGEDVLAALGASPAPVLRAGGLGVRELKRLVKATGIDETRLGVVVEILVAAGLVAAGPPDPPVSDTGDSYWAPTTAADSWLNASTAHRWYTLAGAWYEMPRMPWFIGQRDSADKPIAALSEEGRAPSAPEDRRAILSVLAELEPGDAVPPADVSVSLSWQRPRWSSRLRTRSVENTLHEAAAVGLVARGALSSPGRALLHGGDTEAQMAQVLPDPIDYVLVQADLTIVAPGPLTADLLDRVTLVADIESAGAASMYRISEDSIRRALDAGMTAAEIRALFGTHSRTPVPQSLTYLVDDVARRHGRLRAGVASSFLRCEDPALLAEVLASPVAEALALRALAPTVAVSQAPLRAVLEELRAAGFAPAGEDSSGALVDLRPRGARVPVRRNRSGRTRAVATPDAEQLASMVRTMRAGDLAADTGKTSGIRSDGSRASSAATVAMLATAARNRTSVAIGYVDAQGVAMHRIVDPIGVGGGQLEAFDPGTGAVRRFTLHRIISVRPVE; the protein is encoded by the coding sequence ATGACCGACACAGCCCCCCGACCGGAGCGCCCTCGCGGCACCCGGCAGCCTGCCGCGAACCTCGCGGAATGGCTGTCGGGTCGCAGCGACGACGAACTCGCCGACCTGCTACGGCTGCGACCGGACCTGGCGGTGCCGCCCCCGGCGACGGTCGCCGTACTCGCAGGCAGAGCCGAACAGCGCACCTCGGTGATGCGGGTCGCGGACGGCCTGACGTCGCTGCACTTCTCCGTCATCGAACTGCTCGCGCTCGAACGGGCCGAGGAGGCGCCGGTCACGTTCGACGTGCTCCGGGACGCCGTCAACGGGCGGGTCCCGGTCAAGGAATTGCGGCGGGTGCTGGACATGCTTCGCGCCCGGGCCCTCGTCTGGGGTGACGACACCGGGCTGCGCCTCGTCCCGGCCGCGACGTCGGCACTGCCCTGGCGGGTGGGACGGGCCATCGACGGAGCGACGACGCTCGGTGAAGACGAGATCGTCGCGGCCCTGGAGCGGATCGAGCCCGCGGAACGGAACCTCCTCGACACACTCGCCGGTTCCAGTCCGCTCGGGCGCACCAGGGACGCCGCGCCCGGCACACCCCCGGACCGCCCGGTGCAACGCCTGCTGGCGGCACAGCTACTGCGCTGGATCGACGACGACACCGTCGAACTCCCCCACGAGGTGGGTCAGGTACTCCGCGGCGAGGTCGCCTACGACCCCGCGAGCCTGCGGCCACCGCCGGTGCGGACGACGCATCACAAGCCCGCCGACGTGAACGCGGCGGCCGCGGGCGAGGCGCTCGAGCTCATTCGGCACGGTGAGGACGTCCTCGCGGCACTCGGGGCCTCCCCCGCGCCCGTGTTGCGTGCCGGCGGGCTGGGGGTGCGCGAGCTCAAGCGACTGGTGAAGGCGACCGGTATCGACGAGACCCGGCTCGGGGTGGTCGTGGAGATCCTGGTCGCCGCCGGGCTGGTCGCCGCCGGCCCGCCCGATCCGCCGGTGTCCGACACCGGCGACAGTTACTGGGCGCCGACGACGGCAGCCGACTCGTGGTTGAACGCGTCCACCGCGCACCGCTGGTACACGCTCGCCGGTGCGTGGTACGAGATGCCCCGTATGCCCTGGTTCATCGGCCAGCGAGATTCCGCCGACAAGCCGATCGCAGCGCTCTCGGAGGAGGGCCGCGCACCCTCGGCGCCCGAGGATCGTCGCGCGATCCTCTCGGTGCTCGCCGAGCTCGAACCGGGCGACGCGGTTCCGCCGGCCGACGTGAGCGTCTCCCTCTCCTGGCAGCGGCCCCGGTGGTCGTCTCGGCTGCGTACCCGGTCCGTGGAGAACACGCTGCACGAGGCCGCGGCGGTGGGGCTGGTTGCTCGCGGGGCACTGAGCTCTCCGGGGCGAGCGCTGCTCCACGGCGGCGACACCGAGGCCCAGATGGCGCAGGTGCTGCCCGATCCGATCGACTACGTACTGGTGCAGGCCGATCTCACGATCGTCGCGCCCGGCCCGCTCACCGCGGACCTGCTGGACCGGGTCACCCTGGTGGCGGACATCGAGTCCGCGGGTGCGGCGTCGATGTACCGGATCAGCGAGGACAGCATCCGACGGGCGCTCGACGCGGGCATGACCGCTGCCGAGATCCGCGCCCTGTTCGGCACCCACTCACGCACACCGGTGCCCCAGTCCCTCACCTACCTGGTGGACGACGTCGCGCGCCGACACGGGAGGCTCCGGGCCGGAGTCGCGTCGTCGTTCCTGCGCTGCGAAGATCCTGCTCTGCTCGCCGAGGTTCTCGCCTCACCGGTCGCGGAGGCGCTCGCGTTGCGCGCCCTGGCACCCACTGTCGCGGTGTCCCAGGCGCCCCTGCGGGCCGTGCTGGAGGAGTTGCGCGCCGCGGGATTCGCTCCGGCAGGCGAGGATTCGTCCGGAGCCCTGGTCGACCTGCGCCCCCGCGGCGCGCGGGTGCCGGTGCGGCGGAACCGCTCGGGACGTACCCGCGCAGTCGCGACTCCGGACGCGGAGCAACTGGCCTCGATGGTACGCACCATGCGGGCGGGCGACCTCGCCGCGGACACCGGAAAGACCTCGGGCATCCGCTCGGACGGGTCCCGCGCCAGCAGCGCGGCCACCGTCGCGATGCTGGCGACGGCCGCCCGAAACCGGACCAGTGTCGCGATCGGCTACGTCGATGCGCAGGGTGTGGCGATGCACCGGATCGTCGACCCCATCGGGGTGGGAGGCGGCCAACTCGAGGCCTTCGATCCCGGCACCGGCGCGGTCCGCAGGTTCACCCTGCACCGGATCATCTCGGTGCGCCCCGTGGAATAG
- a CDS encoding glutaminyl-peptide cyclotransferase produces MIRRRALSATVVSIAAAALVAGCSAEDGPPADASAAANGPVTDLRVEVVRTLPHDPDAFTQGLEISGDEIFEGTGLVGESWVEARDLDTGTPRVRVDLPAPLFGEGITVDEDSLWQLTWRNGIAIERDRDTLVERRQIPIEGEGWGICRSGDRLVTSDGSDTLTFRDRDTFDPVDTVRVTDHTGGVDRLNELECTDDGAVYANIWTEDTIVRIDPGTGAVTARIDAGQLRASLDIDAGERPADVLNGIAAVPGTDRFLVTGKYWPSMFEVRFVP; encoded by the coding sequence ATGATCCGCCGCCGCGCCCTCTCCGCGACCGTCGTCTCGATCGCCGCCGCCGCGCTCGTCGCCGGCTGCTCGGCGGAGGACGGACCGCCCGCGGACGCCTCGGCCGCCGCGAACGGCCCGGTCACCGACCTGCGGGTGGAGGTGGTGCGGACCCTTCCCCACGATCCGGATGCCTTCACCCAGGGCCTCGAGATCTCCGGCGACGAGATCTTCGAGGGCACCGGCCTGGTCGGCGAGTCCTGGGTCGAGGCCCGGGACCTCGACACCGGAACCCCGCGGGTGCGGGTGGATCTTCCCGCGCCGTTGTTCGGCGAGGGCATCACGGTGGACGAGGACTCACTGTGGCAGCTCACGTGGCGCAACGGGATCGCGATCGAACGGGATCGGGACACTCTCGTCGAGCGCAGGCAGATCCCGATCGAGGGTGAGGGCTGGGGCATCTGCCGCAGCGGCGACCGGCTCGTGACCTCCGACGGCTCCGACACCCTGACTTTCCGCGACCGCGACACGTTCGACCCGGTGGACACGGTCCGGGTCACGGACCACACCGGTGGCGTCGACAGACTCAACGAACTCGAGTGCACCGACGACGGAGCGGTCTACGCCAACATCTGGACCGAGGACACGATCGTGCGGATCGATCCCGGCACCGGGGCGGTCACCGCGCGGATCGACGCCGGGCAGTTGCGTGCGTCACTCGACATCGATGCCGGTGAGCGGCCCGCGGACGTCCTCAACGGCATCGCCGCCGTCCCCGGCACGGATCGGTTCCTGGTCACCGGCAAGTACTGGCCGAGCATGTTCGAGGTCCGATTCGTTCCGTGA
- a CDS encoding sacsin N-terminal ATP-binding-like domain-containing protein, producing the protein MRAATLEGWRSSPTRLREDAATESDLVRSGYRDRLLTELAQNAADTAARAGVPGFLDVRVDGDLLSVANSGAPLDEQGVQALSALRASGKREGVGRFGVGFTAVRSVGDEVEVRSSTGSIEFSAERTGRALTAAGLPVPEDGVPVLRLAWPSAPAPRAGFATEVVIRLRADIDADRLLDAMAEEATDLLLELPALHAITVGDTVVERAERALDSGLVEVRIGSRTWWRYDTEHARWFVPVRDGIVRPVGEDVLRAPTRSDEQLSLPALVIGDVAMQPDRRRVLPGAPVQRLARGYAGLVAAVPAAQRTALVPAPTFARSEVDGLLREALLAELRDAQWLPVVPDPSVGGVAVVAPPRAHLVPGLDDALAAALSDVVGDLVIPDLSSPRHQQALAAVDVHRIGPARIAELLAGVRREPSWWRALYAALEPLVVDSVVAEELSAIPVPLCDGSTVTGPRTVLLGTGMDAGPVVDWARVVHPEAAHPLLARLGAAAATPVDLLSDPALLARIEELEDGDFEDGHPGGDEIESSGTATELAATVLSLANGAAPGTLPSWLGRLPIPDADGELRPADELLLPDAPLADVLDEDSPFGCVDAAFAERVGERALRAVGVGAGFTVLRVELPSGPDHDLDDEQAWWGSLGEDPEVLEAVRDLDLVDPARWRQALTLLAQDPSTRPLLADPHGYTAWWLRRHAVLDGVAWGTLRAPEDRVFAGLLDIADHPDAEVLRATLAPARVDSAEFADLLLQRLADATRSPAPGVVTRAHRLLGEAARHGVLDLDDIDLPPGVRTLDGTVADPDDAMVLDRPWLAAVVPPSRLVVGTPDTADALADLLDLPTAGSVVHGVVIGTGRVTRWADEPGAVLAAALAGTDVPDGPVTVHERLAVRVGGAVDGEVDVPWWVDEDGTTHCTTEWRWPVAASEAARRR; encoded by the coding sequence CTGCGTGCCGCGACGCTGGAGGGCTGGCGGAGTTCACCGACCCGGTTGCGTGAGGACGCCGCCACCGAGTCCGATCTCGTGCGGTCCGGGTATCGGGACCGATTGCTCACCGAACTGGCGCAGAACGCGGCCGATACCGCGGCACGCGCCGGTGTCCCCGGATTCCTGGACGTCCGGGTGGACGGCGACCTGCTGTCCGTGGCGAACAGCGGTGCCCCCCTCGACGAGCAAGGAGTGCAGGCGCTGTCCGCGTTGCGCGCCTCCGGCAAGCGAGAGGGGGTCGGCCGGTTCGGCGTCGGCTTCACCGCGGTGCGGTCCGTCGGTGACGAGGTCGAGGTGCGCTCGTCGACCGGTTCGATCGAGTTCTCCGCGGAGCGCACGGGGCGGGCTCTGACGGCGGCCGGACTGCCCGTTCCGGAGGACGGGGTACCGGTGCTGCGGCTGGCCTGGCCGTCGGCCCCGGCTCCGCGGGCGGGATTCGCCACCGAGGTCGTGATCCGGCTGCGTGCCGACATCGACGCGGACCGGCTCCTGGACGCGATGGCCGAGGAGGCCACCGATCTGCTGCTCGAGCTGCCGGCGCTGCACGCGATCACCGTGGGCGACACCGTGGTCGAGCGCGCCGAGCGTGCACTCGACTCCGGTCTCGTCGAGGTGCGGATCGGGAGCCGGACCTGGTGGCGGTACGACACCGAGCATGCGCGATGGTTCGTGCCGGTGCGGGACGGAATCGTCCGTCCGGTAGGGGAGGACGTGCTGCGGGCACCGACCCGTTCCGACGAGCAGCTGTCCCTTCCCGCCCTCGTGATCGGCGACGTGGCGATGCAGCCGGACCGCCGCCGCGTACTGCCCGGTGCCCCGGTGCAGCGGCTCGCCCGGGGCTACGCGGGGCTGGTGGCGGCCGTGCCCGCGGCACAACGCACCGCGCTGGTGCCGGCTCCGACCTTCGCACGCAGCGAGGTCGACGGCCTGTTGCGCGAGGCCTTGCTGGCCGAATTACGTGACGCACAGTGGCTTCCGGTCGTTCCGGATCCCTCCGTCGGCGGCGTGGCCGTGGTCGCTCCACCGCGGGCGCACCTGGTGCCCGGTCTCGACGACGCCCTGGCCGCCGCACTGTCCGACGTGGTCGGGGATCTCGTGATTCCCGACCTGTCGTCGCCCCGGCACCAGCAGGCGCTGGCCGCGGTCGACGTGCACCGGATCGGTCCCGCTCGCATCGCCGAACTACTCGCCGGAGTGCGACGTGAACCGTCCTGGTGGCGAGCGTTGTACGCGGCGCTCGAGCCGCTCGTCGTGGACTCCGTGGTCGCGGAGGAACTGTCGGCGATTCCCGTACCGCTGTGCGACGGCAGCACCGTGACCGGCCCGCGCACGGTGCTGCTGGGCACGGGGATGGATGCCGGACCTGTCGTCGACTGGGCTCGGGTGGTGCATCCCGAGGCGGCGCATCCCCTGCTGGCACGGCTCGGCGCCGCCGCCGCCACTCCGGTGGACCTGTTGTCCGATCCCGCGCTCCTGGCCAGGATCGAGGAGCTCGAGGACGGCGACTTCGAGGACGGTCACCCCGGCGGCGACGAGATCGAGAGTTCAGGCACCGCAACCGAACTCGCCGCGACCGTGCTGTCGTTGGCGAACGGCGCGGCGCCCGGGACGTTGCCGTCGTGGCTCGGGCGCCTGCCGATTCCGGACGCGGACGGCGAACTCCGCCCCGCCGACGAGCTGCTGTTGCCGGACGCACCGCTCGCCGACGTCCTCGACGAGGATTCCCCGTTCGGTTGTGTCGATGCGGCGTTCGCGGAGCGGGTCGGGGAGCGGGCGTTGCGTGCGGTCGGTGTCGGTGCCGGGTTCACGGTGCTGCGCGTCGAACTCCCGTCGGGGCCGGACCACGACCTCGACGACGAACAGGCGTGGTGGGGGAGTCTCGGCGAGGATCCCGAGGTGCTGGAGGCGGTCCGGGATCTCGATCTCGTCGATCCGGCCCGCTGGCGGCAGGCGCTGACGTTGCTCGCGCAGGACCCGTCGACGCGTCCGCTCCTGGCCGACCCGCACGGCTACACCGCGTGGTGGCTGCGCAGGCACGCGGTGCTCGACGGTGTCGCCTGGGGCACGCTCCGCGCTCCGGAGGACCGGGTGTTCGCAGGTCTGCTCGACATCGCCGATCACCCCGACGCCGAGGTCCTTCGTGCCACCCTGGCACCGGCCCGGGTGGATTCGGCGGAGTTCGCGGACCTGCTCCTGCAGCGGCTGGCGGACGCCACGCGCAGTCCCGCACCGGGAGTCGTGACCCGAGCCCACCGCTTGCTGGGTGAGGCGGCCCGCCACGGAGTCCTCGACCTCGACGACATCGACCTGCCGCCCGGCGTGCGCACGCTCGACGGGACCGTCGCGGACCCGGACGATGCGATGGTGCTCGACCGGCCCTGGCTCGCCGCGGTGGTCCCGCCGTCCCGGTTGGTGGTGGGCACCCCGGACACCGCGGACGCGTTGGCGGATCTTCTGGACCTCCCGACCGCCGGTTCGGTGGTGCACGGTGTCGTGATCGGGACCGGCCGCGTGACCAGGTGGGCGGACGAGCCCGGCGCCGTCCTCGCGGCGGCGCTGGCCGGCACCGATGTCCCCGACGGCCCGGTGACCGTCCACGAGCGACTCGCCGTTCGCGTCGGCGGAGCGGTCGACGGCGAGGTCGACGTGCCCTGGTGGGTGGACGAGGACGGCACCACGCACTGCACGACGGAGTGGCGGTGGCCGGTGGCGGCGAGTGAGGCCGCGCGTCGGAGATGA
- a CDS encoding cold-shock protein has translation MPTGKVKWYDVEKGFGFLSQEDGEDVYVRASALPAGVEGLKAGQRVEFGMAAGRRGPQALSLKVLDPAPSLRAATRREPAAKKHTPDELHGMVEDMITLLEAKVQPDLRKGRYPDRKTAQRISEVVRAVARELDS, from the coding sequence GTGCCGACCGGCAAGGTGAAGTGGTACGACGTCGAGAAGGGCTTTGGCTTTCTGTCGCAGGAGGACGGTGAGGACGTGTATGTACGTGCGTCCGCGCTGCCCGCGGGCGTCGAGGGCCTCAAGGCCGGCCAGCGCGTGGAGTTCGGGATGGCCGCCGGGAGGCGCGGGCCGCAGGCACTGAGCCTGAAGGTGCTCGATCCGGCCCCGTCCCTGCGTGCGGCCACCCGTCGGGAGCCGGCCGCCAAGAAGCACACGCCGGACGAGTTGCACGGGATGGTCGAGGACATGATCACGCTCCTCGAGGCGAAGGTGCAGCCGGATCTGCGCAAGGGGCGCTACCCGGACCGCAAGACCGCGCAGCGGATCTCGGAAGTCGTGCGGGCGGTCGCGCGCGAGCTGGACAGCTGA
- a CDS encoding MFS transporter, whose protein sequence is MTGPSDRNEPDPRRHAGRDRSGQRPDGPAPTRRMEGDPSAHPGYDRYPPASRQSARRTPLPPLHPVGDNGARRDPQDTPRDPKGTPKAPPMPRKLTVTRVAAMRSRELTNRGIATFQRAAKADGADKSGLTALTYAVMANFATDAAIAVALANTLFFSAATGEDKTKVALYLLITIAPFAVIAPVIGPLLDRLQHGRRLALATSFALRTVLAILLVFNFDSWILYPAALGMMVLSKSFSVLKSAVTPRVLPPEIDLVRVNSRLTVFGLIGGTIGAGAVAAALAALTGSAGALWFAALVTALGTYLSMRIPSWVEVTEGEVPATITYHGDDARTAVIDPVTTPVQPDKRRQPLGRSVIVGLWGNGTIRVLTGFLTLYIAFVAKATTEHEPLMQAAMLGLVGAAAGIGNFAGNATGARLRLGRPALIVVRCTGAVWVVAVLAAVTDNLLAAALAALVASAASALAKVSLDASLQHDLPEESIASGFGRSETVLQLSWVVGGTLGVLLPTTFWIGFTVVSVVLTLGLLQTVLSYRGSTLLPGLGGKRPNLAKQEVTEPLSTHRVDRPTGTVK, encoded by the coding sequence GTGACCGGACCGAGTGACCGCAACGAACCTGATCCACGTCGGCACGCCGGCAGGGATCGGTCGGGGCAGCGCCCGGACGGTCCGGCTCCGACGCGCCGGATGGAGGGCGATCCGTCGGCCCACCCCGGCTACGACCGGTACCCACCGGCCAGTCGGCAGTCGGCGCGGCGCACCCCGCTCCCGCCGCTGCACCCGGTCGGCGACAACGGCGCCCGGCGTGACCCCCAGGACACCCCCCGCGACCCGAAGGGCACACCGAAGGCTCCCCCGATGCCGCGCAAGCTGACCGTGACCCGTGTCGCGGCGATGCGCAGCCGCGAACTGACCAACAGGGGCATCGCGACGTTCCAGCGAGCCGCCAAGGCCGACGGGGCGGACAAGTCCGGCCTCACCGCCTTGACGTACGCGGTCATGGCGAACTTCGCGACCGACGCCGCGATCGCCGTCGCACTGGCGAACACGCTGTTCTTCTCGGCGGCGACGGGCGAGGACAAGACGAAGGTCGCCCTCTACCTGTTGATCACGATCGCACCGTTCGCGGTGATCGCTCCGGTGATCGGTCCGCTCCTCGACCGGCTCCAGCACGGACGCAGGCTCGCCTTGGCCACCTCGTTCGCGTTGCGCACGGTGCTGGCGATATTGCTGGTCTTCAACTTCGACAGTTGGATCCTGTATCCGGCCGCGCTGGGCATGATGGTGCTGAGCAAGTCGTTCTCGGTGCTCAAGAGCGCGGTGACACCACGTGTGCTCCCCCCGGAGATCGACCTGGTCCGGGTCAATTCCCGACTGACCGTGTTCGGTCTCATCGGTGGCACGATCGGCGCGGGCGCCGTCGCAGCGGCGCTGGCGGCGCTGACCGGTTCGGCCGGTGCACTGTGGTTCGCGGCCCTCGTCACCGCGCTCGGCACCTACCTGAGCATGCGGATCCCGTCCTGGGTCGAGGTCACCGAGGGTGAGGTGCCCGCGACGATCACCTATCACGGTGACGATGCCCGCACCGCCGTCATCGATCCGGTGACCACCCCGGTCCAGCCGGACAAGCGGCGGCAGCCGCTGGGCCGGTCGGTGATCGTCGGCCTCTGGGGCAACGGAACCATCCGCGTTCTCACCGGCTTCCTCACGCTGTACATCGCCTTCGTGGCCAAGGCGACCACCGAACACGAACCGCTGATGCAGGCCGCGATGCTGGGCCTGGTGGGCGCGGCAGCCGGTATCGGCAACTTCGCCGGCAACGCGACCGGAGCGCGACTGAGACTGGGCCGTCCCGCCCTCATCGTCGTCCGCTGCACCGGCGCGGTGTGGGTGGTGGCCGTCCTCGCCGCCGTCACCGACAACCTGCTGGCCGCGGCGCTGGCGGCACTCGTCGCCTCGGCGGCGAGCGCCCTGGCCAAGGTCTCGCTCGACGCCTCCCTCCAGCACGATCTCCCGGAGGAGTCGATCGCGTCCGGATTCGGCCGCTCCGAGACGGTGCTCCAGTTGAGCTGGGTCGTCGGCGGCACCCTGGGGGTGCTCCTGCCCACCACCTTCTGGATCGGCTTCACCGTGGTGTCGGTGGTGCTGACCCTCGGTCTGCTCCAGACAGTGCTGTCCTACCGTGGAAGCACACTGCTGCCCGGGCTGGGCGGCAAGCGACCGAACCTCGCGAAGCAGGAAGTGACCGAGCCCCTCTCGACCCACCGGGTCGACCGACCGACGGGAACCGTGAAGTAA
- a CDS encoding DUF3027 domain-containing protein, whose protein sequence is MSVASSPERSVPRVLADAVDLARDAVVALHEGGVGDYLGVAYEDEWAATHRFTADLAGYHGWQWAVVVAAYPESDHATISELVLLPGPDALVAPEWVPWNERIRPGDLSPGDLLAPFPDDPRLVPGFMATGDPVVDDTALEVGLGRARVMSREGRLDAAERWYEGDHGPDTEMAKAAPSTCGLCGFYLPLAGSLQAAFGVCGNEMSADGQVVHAEYGCGAHSDTLLPTGGGSPRYDAYDDGAVEVVTVTTSQTPDTTETPETTETPESPSMQDSTSSS, encoded by the coding sequence GTGAGTGTTGCTTCTTCGCCCGAACGCTCGGTACCACGCGTCCTCGCCGACGCGGTAGACCTCGCCCGAGATGCGGTGGTCGCACTGCACGAAGGCGGCGTGGGCGACTATCTCGGTGTCGCCTACGAGGACGAGTGGGCCGCCACGCATCGATTCACCGCCGACCTGGCCGGTTACCACGGCTGGCAGTGGGCGGTGGTGGTTGCCGCATATCCGGAGTCCGACCACGCGACGATCAGCGAACTCGTGCTGCTGCCGGGGCCGGACGCCCTCGTCGCGCCCGAGTGGGTGCCGTGGAACGAGCGGATCCGGCCCGGTGACCTGTCTCCCGGCGACCTGCTCGCGCCGTTCCCCGACGACCCGCGCCTGGTCCCCGGTTTCATGGCCACGGGCGACCCGGTCGTCGACGACACCGCGCTCGAGGTCGGCCTGGGCCGCGCCCGGGTGATGAGCCGGGAAGGTCGACTGGACGCCGCCGAACGCTGGTACGAGGGCGATCACGGCCCCGATACCGAGATGGCGAAGGCCGCGCCCTCCACCTGCGGTCTCTGCGGCTTCTACCTGCCCCTGGCCGGTTCGCTGCAGGCGGCGTTCGGCGTGTGTGGCAACGAGATGTCCGCCGACGGGCAGGTCGTCCACGCCGAGTACGGGTGTGGCGCACATTCGGACACCCTGCTGCCCACCGGTGGCGGTAGCCCGCGCTACGACGCGTACGACGACGGTGCGGTGGAGGTCGTCACGGTGACGACGTCCCAGACACCTGACACGACCGAGACGCCCGAGACCACCGAGACGCCCGAGAGTCCCTCGATGCAGGACAGCACATCGTCGAGCTAG
- a CDS encoding DUF2771 domain-containing protein → MQARTKKIVIAVAAGLLVTLVAFTAVLTVLIRNSDPRPVTVTAFADGTSVTVPPFQYCTMDLQDCTEGDVTILELRPGSPLQLSLPSEVSSVRWRLLAVYETADGGTVEEQLFAPGDASAVTVPSSIENPLIGVEIQLPSSVVDEQERPFVHAVWSIQTLV, encoded by the coding sequence ATGCAGGCACGCACCAAGAAGATCGTCATCGCGGTCGCCGCCGGGCTGCTCGTCACCCTGGTGGCCTTCACTGCGGTGCTGACGGTGCTGATCCGCAACTCGGATCCGCGGCCGGTGACCGTCACCGCGTTCGCCGACGGCACGTCCGTGACGGTCCCGCCGTTCCAGTACTGCACCATGGATCTGCAGGACTGCACCGAGGGGGACGTCACGATTCTCGAGCTCCGGCCGGGATCGCCGCTGCAGCTGTCACTGCCCAGTGAGGTCTCCTCGGTGCGCTGGCGCCTGCTCGCCGTGTACGAGACCGCGGACGGCGGCACCGTCGAGGAACAGCTCTTCGCACCCGGAGACGCCTCTGCGGTGACGGTGCCCTCGTCGATCGAGAATCCGTTGATCGGCGTCGAGATCCAGCTTCCGTCCTCCGTGGTGGACGAGCAGGAGCGCCCGTTCGTGCACGCAGTCTGGTCGATCCAGACCCTGGTGTAG
- a CDS encoding YccF domain-containing protein: MRILLNIIWLVFGGLWLALGYFVAGIICCILIITIPFGIAAFRIGVYALWPFGKTVVDKPTSGVGSLIGNVIWLIVAGIWLAIGHVVSAIAMAITIIGIPLAIANLKMIPISLMPLGKDIVDVDARPTQWN; this comes from the coding sequence GTGCGGATCCTGCTGAACATCATCTGGCTGGTCTTCGGTGGCCTCTGGCTGGCGCTGGGCTACTTCGTCGCCGGAATCATCTGCTGCATCCTCATCATCACCATCCCGTTCGGGATCGCAGCGTTCCGCATCGGCGTCTACGCACTGTGGCCGTTCGGAAAGACCGTGGTGGACAAGCCGACCTCCGGAGTCGGCTCACTGATCGGAAACGTCATCTGGCTGATCGTGGCCGGCATCTGGCTTGCCATCGGCCACGTCGTCTCCGCGATCGCGATGGCGATCACGATCATCGGCATTCCCCTCGCGATCGCGAACCTGAAGATGATCCCCATCTCCCTGATGCCACTCGGCAAGGACATCGTCGACGTCGACGCACGGCCCACGCAGTGGAACTGA